A region of Thioalbus denitrificans DNA encodes the following proteins:
- a CDS encoding Lhr family helicase: MDPFSPATRHWFRQAFAGPTPVQARGWETVARGEHALLVAPTGSGKTLAAFLWGLDRITALPSDAPPGVRVLYISPLKALAYDVERNLRAPLAGIRQAAAGLGAEYRAPGVDIRTGDTPQAERRRQLKRPGEILVTTPESLFLLLGSAARETLRTVHTVIVDEVHALAAVKRGAHLALSLERLAELCARDPQRIGLSATVRPAATVAAFLGGERPVSVVDAAERPHLDLTVRVPVPDMENIEPALPRRRGGKAPGAMVAGGSGAAPSERGIWSALYPELLEQVRSHRTTLIFVNSRGLCERLAQRLNDLAGEALVAAHHGSLSHARRAAIEADLKAGRVRGIVATSSLELGIDMGAVDRVLLVESPGAVSRGLQRVGRAGHGVGEVSAGTLYPKFRGDLLECAVVAGRMITGEIEALRMPDNPLDVLAQQVAAICAERPRARADIATLVRRARPWRQLSDAALEAVLDMLSGRYPGDEFAELVPLLAWDRERDELRARRGTALRVRLNAGTIPDRGLYGVFLAPDGPRVGELDEEMIFESRTGDVILLGASSWRIEAIERDRVLVSPAPGEPGRLPFWHGEGPGRPLELGRALGAFVRELGRHRGHDAAVRWLREHAPLEAHAAGNLADYILEQRERTGTLPTDRAVTIERFRDELGDWRICILSPFGARLHAPWALAIQHRLSERGGFDVQVLYTDDGIALRLADAEAPPDPEWLLPAPEEVEDLVTRQLADSALFAGLFRENAARSLLLARNRPDRRTPLWAQRLRARQLLAVVRRYPAFPVVLETYRQCLADVFDMPGLKALLGQIRSREVRVDEVETASASPFARSLVFAYVAAYLYEQDAPLAERKAQALTLDRDLLAELIGQAELRELLDADVLAELEAELQNLPEARRARDADALHDILRRLGDLDAAELAARCADNPAPWLEQLAAERRAVGIPLAGGMRWIAAEDAGLYRDALGAVPGAGLPDTFLTPVERPLERLLARFARTRGPFTTAAATGRYGRPQGLLEPALRALAAGGRLVRGELRPGGSEPEWCDAEVLRRLKRRTLARLRNAVAPVAARTLGRFLPAWQGLDDPAPGADLLERVVARLEGLALPWSVLGGVILPARVPGFVPGQLDLLTASGRVVWVGRGPLGPTDGRIALYRRERAPLLLPAPEAYTPPGVAHAVILEQLEARGACFLSVLEQAVQRAHPDIDGNEFRAALWDLVWAGQVTNDTFAPLRGLGARTPRTPRRRGIDPLAGGRWWRVDELRAAGISDTERQLARAQALLDRYGVVSRETAESESVPGGFGGLYPVLKHLEESGRIRRGWFVEGLSGAQFALSGAVDRLRAARQEAFDADPSIASVRVLAAADPANPWGALLPWPAPAHPEARPRRVPGAWVILVEGWPVFWLGPGGRRLWSFPDPAAEPGTALAAACRALGRLPRTTRGRGLVIERIDGEPAHASPLAPLLRACGFESDYRGLTPGPAAGGP, translated from the coding sequence ATGGACCCCTTTTCTCCCGCCACCCGCCACTGGTTCCGGCAGGCCTTCGCCGGGCCCACGCCCGTCCAGGCCCGGGGCTGGGAGACTGTCGCCCGGGGGGAGCACGCCCTGCTGGTGGCGCCCACCGGCAGCGGCAAGACCCTGGCGGCCTTCCTCTGGGGCCTGGACCGGATTACGGCGCTCCCGTCCGACGCGCCGCCGGGAGTCCGGGTGCTCTACATCTCGCCCCTCAAGGCGCTGGCCTACGACGTGGAGCGCAACCTGCGCGCCCCGCTGGCGGGTATCCGCCAGGCGGCGGCCGGGCTCGGCGCGGAGTACCGCGCACCCGGGGTCGATATCCGCACCGGCGACACGCCCCAGGCGGAGCGCCGCCGCCAGCTGAAGCGCCCGGGCGAGATCCTGGTGACCACCCCCGAATCCCTGTTCCTGCTGCTCGGCTCGGCCGCCCGGGAGACCCTGCGCACGGTGCACACGGTCATCGTTGACGAGGTGCACGCGCTGGCCGCCGTCAAGCGCGGCGCCCACCTGGCATTGTCGCTGGAGCGGCTGGCGGAGCTGTGCGCGCGGGACCCGCAGCGCATCGGCCTGTCGGCCACGGTGCGCCCGGCGGCGACCGTCGCGGCCTTTCTCGGCGGGGAGCGGCCGGTGAGCGTGGTGGATGCCGCGGAGCGGCCGCACCTCGACCTCACGGTGCGGGTGCCGGTGCCGGACATGGAGAACATCGAGCCAGCGCTGCCGCGACGGCGCGGCGGCAAGGCGCCGGGTGCGATGGTCGCCGGGGGCAGCGGCGCGGCGCCCTCCGAGCGGGGCATCTGGAGCGCCCTCTACCCGGAGCTGCTGGAGCAGGTCAGGAGTCACCGCACCACCCTCATCTTCGTCAACAGCCGCGGCCTCTGCGAGCGGCTGGCCCAGCGCCTCAACGATCTGGCCGGCGAGGCGCTGGTGGCGGCCCACCACGGCAGCCTCTCCCACGCCCGCCGCGCCGCCATCGAGGCGGACCTGAAGGCGGGCCGGGTACGCGGCATCGTCGCCACCAGCTCGCTGGAGCTGGGCATCGACATGGGCGCGGTGGACCGGGTGCTGCTGGTGGAATCGCCGGGGGCGGTCTCCCGCGGCCTGCAACGGGTGGGCCGTGCCGGCCACGGCGTGGGCGAGGTGAGCGCCGGGACGCTCTATCCCAAGTTCCGCGGCGACCTGCTCGAGTGCGCCGTGGTGGCCGGGCGCATGATCACGGGCGAGATCGAGGCGCTGCGGATGCCGGACAACCCGCTGGACGTGCTGGCCCAGCAGGTGGCGGCCATCTGCGCCGAGCGGCCACGCGCGCGCGCCGACATCGCCACGCTGGTCCGCCGCGCCCGGCCCTGGCGACAGCTCTCCGACGCGGCCCTGGAGGCGGTGCTGGACATGCTCTCCGGGCGCTACCCCGGCGACGAGTTCGCGGAGCTGGTCCCCCTGCTGGCCTGGGACCGGGAGCGGGACGAGCTGCGCGCCCGCCGCGGCACGGCCCTGCGGGTGCGGCTGAACGCCGGCACCATTCCCGACCGCGGCCTGTACGGGGTGTTCCTGGCACCCGACGGCCCGCGGGTGGGCGAGCTGGACGAGGAGATGATCTTCGAATCGCGCACCGGGGACGTCATCCTGCTCGGCGCCAGCAGCTGGCGCATCGAGGCCATCGAGCGGGACCGGGTGCTGGTCTCGCCCGCCCCCGGCGAGCCGGGACGGCTGCCCTTCTGGCACGGCGAGGGGCCGGGCCGGCCGCTGGAACTGGGCCGTGCGCTGGGGGCCTTCGTGCGCGAGCTGGGCCGCCACCGTGGACACGACGCGGCGGTGCGCTGGCTGCGGGAGCACGCGCCGCTGGAGGCGCACGCCGCCGGCAACCTGGCCGACTACATCCTCGAGCAGCGCGAGCGCACCGGCACCCTGCCCACCGATCGGGCCGTCACCATCGAGCGTTTCCGCGACGAGCTGGGCGACTGGCGGATCTGCATCCTCAGCCCCTTCGGCGCCCGCCTCCATGCACCCTGGGCGCTCGCCATCCAGCACCGGCTCTCCGAGCGCGGCGGCTTCGACGTGCAGGTGCTCTACACCGATGACGGCATCGCGCTGCGCCTGGCCGACGCCGAAGCGCCTCCCGACCCGGAGTGGCTGCTGCCCGCCCCGGAGGAGGTGGAGGATCTGGTGACCCGGCAGCTGGCCGACTCGGCGCTCTTCGCCGGGCTGTTCCGGGAGAACGCCGCCCGCTCGCTGTTGCTGGCCCGCAACCGTCCCGACCGCCGCACGCCCCTCTGGGCCCAGCGCCTGCGCGCCCGGCAGCTGCTGGCGGTGGTGCGCCGCTACCCCGCCTTCCCGGTGGTGCTGGAGACCTACCGCCAGTGCCTGGCGGATGTCTTCGACATGCCGGGCCTGAAGGCGCTGCTGGGACAGATCCGCAGCCGCGAGGTGCGGGTGGACGAGGTGGAGACGGCCTCCGCCTCCCCCTTCGCCCGCTCCCTGGTATTCGCCTACGTGGCCGCCTACCTCTACGAGCAGGACGCGCCGCTGGCGGAGCGCAAGGCCCAGGCACTCACCCTGGACCGCGACCTGCTCGCCGAGCTCATCGGCCAGGCGGAGCTGCGCGAGCTACTCGATGCCGACGTGCTGGCGGAGCTGGAAGCGGAGCTGCAGAACCTGCCGGAGGCGCGCCGCGCCCGCGATGCCGACGCCCTCCACGATATCCTGCGCCGTCTCGGCGATCTCGATGCGGCGGAGCTGGCCGCGCGCTGTGCCGACAACCCGGCGCCCTGGCTGGAGCAACTGGCCGCCGAGCGCCGCGCCGTCGGAATCCCGCTGGCCGGCGGGATGCGCTGGATCGCCGCCGAGGACGCCGGCCTCTATCGCGACGCCCTCGGCGCCGTCCCCGGGGCCGGACTGCCCGACACCTTCCTCACCCCGGTGGAGCGGCCCCTGGAACGGCTGCTGGCCCGCTTCGCCCGCACCCGCGGCCCCTTCACCACCGCCGCGGCAACCGGCCGCTACGGCCGGCCCCAGGGGCTGCTGGAGCCGGCACTGCGGGCACTGGCGGCCGGGGGCCGGCTGGTGCGCGGCGAGCTGCGGCCCGGCGGCAGCGAGCCGGAGTGGTGCGATGCGGAGGTCCTGCGCCGGCTCAAGCGCCGGACCCTGGCCCGGCTGCGCAACGCGGTGGCGCCCGTGGCGGCGCGGACGCTGGGGCGCTTCCTGCCCGCCTGGCAGGGCCTCGACGACCCGGCCCCGGGCGCCGACCTCCTCGAGCGGGTGGTGGCACGTCTGGAGGGGCTGGCCCTGCCCTGGTCGGTGCTGGGCGGCGTAATCCTGCCGGCGCGGGTGCCCGGCTTCGTCCCCGGGCAGCTGGACCTGCTGACTGCCAGCGGGCGGGTGGTGTGGGTGGGTCGGGGCCCGCTCGGCCCCACCGACGGCCGCATCGCCCTGTACCGGCGGGAACGGGCTCCGCTCCTGCTGCCCGCGCCCGAAGCCTACACCCCCCCGGGCGTCGCCCACGCCGTCATCCTCGAGCAGCTGGAGGCGCGCGGGGCCTGTTTTCTCAGCGTCCTCGAGCAGGCCGTGCAGCGGGCCCACCCGGACATCGACGGCAACGAGTTCCGTGCCGCCCTCTGGGACCTGGTGTGGGCCGGACAGGTCACCAACGACACCTTCGCGCCGTTGCGCGGCCTCGGCGCCCGCACCCCGCGCACCCCGCGCCGGCGCGGCATCGATCCCCTCGCCGGCGGACGCTGGTGGCGGGTGGACGAGCTGCGCGCCGCCGGCATCAGCGACACCGAGCGGCAGCTCGCCCGCGCCCAGGCGCTGCTGGACCGCTACGGTGTGGTGAGCCGCGAAACGGCGGAGTCGGAGTCGGTTCCCGGCGGCTTCGGCGGCCTCTACCCGGTGCTGAAGCACCTCGAGGAGAGTGGGCGCATCCGCCGCGGCTGGTTCGTGGAGGGGCTATCCGGGGCCCAGTTCGCCCTGTCCGGGGCGGTGGACCGGCTGCGGGCAGCCCGGCAGGAGGCGTTCGACGCCGATCCGTCCATTGCTTCCGTCCGGGTACTGGCCGCCGCCGACCCGGCCAACCCCTGGGGCGCGCTCCTTCCCTGGCCCGCGCCGGCCCACCCGGAGGCCCGTCCGCGGCGGGTGCCCGGGGCCTGGGTGATCCTGGTCGAGGGCTGGCCCGTGTTCTGGCTCGGCCCCGGCGGACGCCGGCTCTGGAGCTTCCCCGACCCCGCCGCCGAGCCCGGTACGGCGCTGGCCGCCGCCTGCCGCGCACTTGGCCGCCTTCCCCGCACCACCCGTGGCCGCGGCCTGGTCATCGAGCGCATCGATGGCGAGCCCGCCCACGCCTCGCCACTGGCTCCCCTGCTGCGGGCCTGCGGCTTCGAAAGCGACTACAGGGGCCTCACCCCGGGGCCGGCTGCCGGTGGCCCGTAG
- a CDS encoding TetR family transcriptional regulator: MARKTRTEADRTRRVLLDSALELFRRQGVVHTTLNQIAANAGMTRGAVYWHFRNKEEIILALWALHLFPLSRHYRDSLRALDPEHPARHFRTILSAAFSDILGSRELGLTVRILLRSVEFSERQTELQRVSLEERQSLYWVLVGALEYLRGRGYVRTGLPVEILAGGVLSYLHGLLDLNLSVDSPVCLVNDIPRLLDLFLDGILRPEPEGGASDRAPVSPDATVESPSHPHVRKRQ, encoded by the coding sequence ATGGCGCGAAAGACCCGAACGGAGGCCGATCGGACCCGCAGGGTGCTGCTCGATTCGGCCCTGGAGCTGTTCCGGCGCCAGGGGGTGGTCCACACCACTCTGAACCAGATTGCCGCGAACGCCGGCATGACCCGTGGGGCGGTCTACTGGCATTTCAGGAACAAGGAAGAGATCATCCTGGCGCTCTGGGCGCTCCACCTCTTCCCCCTGTCCCGTCACTACCGCGACTCGCTCCGGGCCCTCGATCCGGAACATCCCGCCCGCCATTTCCGGACCATTCTCTCCGCCGCCTTCAGCGATATCCTCGGCAGTCGCGAGTTGGGTCTGACCGTGCGCATCCTCCTGCGCTCGGTCGAGTTCAGCGAGCGGCAGACCGAACTGCAGCGGGTCTCCCTGGAGGAGCGCCAGTCACTCTACTGGGTCTTGGTGGGGGCGCTCGAGTACCTGCGTGGTCGTGGCTATGTCCGTACCGGCCTGCCGGTGGAGATTCTGGCGGGTGGGGTACTGAGCTACCTGCACGGCCTGCTGGACCTGAACCTGTCCGTCGACAGCCCGGTCTGCCTGGTGAATGACATTCCCCGCCTGCTCGACCTGTTTCTCGACGGCATACTGCGCCCGGAGCCGGAGGGCGGCGCCTCGGACCGCGCCCCGGTATCTCCGGACGCGACAGTGGAATCCCCGAGTCATCCGCATGTGAGGAAGCGTCAATGA
- a CDS encoding HlyD family secretion protein, with the protein MNSIKRVGVPVALVLAAVGGWSVWQSYRGDGLEAGFASGNGRIEATEVDIATRLPGRLDGVLVEEGALVEAGQLVARMDTDELQAQLREASAGLRKAREGARYAEAIVRQRQSELTYARGEYERSRRLSGQGHVSIEKLDQDRTRLATAEAALEAANVQVVEADAAIEAAQAAVDRIQSNIDDSVLTTPIAGRVLYRIAEPGEVLAAGGRVVTVLDLTDVYMTIFLPTAQAGLVTVGGEARIILDAIPQYVIPAQVSFVDPQAQFTPREVETRSEREKLMFRVKVKIEPRLLKERAERVKTGIPGVAYVRLDPQAPWPERLRTRLP; encoded by the coding sequence ATGAACTCCATCAAGCGCGTGGGCGTGCCGGTTGCCCTGGTCCTGGCCGCGGTGGGCGGCTGGAGCGTCTGGCAGAGCTATCGGGGCGACGGCCTGGAGGCGGGTTTCGCTTCCGGCAACGGCCGCATCGAAGCCACCGAGGTGGATATCGCGACCCGCCTGCCGGGGCGGCTCGACGGGGTGCTGGTGGAGGAGGGCGCCCTGGTGGAGGCGGGTCAGCTGGTGGCGCGCATGGACACCGACGAGTTGCAGGCCCAGCTCCGGGAGGCCAGCGCGGGTCTGCGCAAGGCCCGGGAAGGGGCACGCTACGCAGAGGCCATCGTGCGCCAGCGCCAGAGCGAGCTGACCTACGCCCGCGGCGAGTACGAACGTTCCCGTCGCCTCAGCGGGCAGGGGCACGTCTCGATCGAAAAGCTCGACCAGGATCGTACCCGGCTCGCTACCGCCGAGGCGGCGCTGGAAGCGGCCAACGTGCAGGTGGTTGAGGCGGATGCCGCCATCGAGGCGGCCCAGGCGGCGGTGGACCGCATCCAGTCCAATATCGATGACAGCGTATTGACCACGCCCATCGCCGGGCGCGTGCTCTACCGGATTGCCGAGCCCGGGGAGGTGCTGGCCGCCGGCGGGCGGGTGGTGACGGTGCTCGATCTCACCGACGTCTACATGACCATCTTCCTGCCCACCGCCCAGGCCGGTCTGGTCACCGTGGGCGGCGAGGCGCGCATCATCCTCGACGCCATTCCCCAGTACGTGATTCCCGCCCAGGTCAGCTTCGTGGATCCGCAGGCGCAGTTCACCCCGCGCGAGGTGGAGACGCGCAGCGAGCGCGAGAAGCTCATGTTCCGGGTGAAAGTGAAGATCGAGCCCCGCCTCCTCAAGGAGCGCGCGGAGCGGGTCAAGACCGGCATCCCGGGGGTTGCCTATGTACGTCTCGACCCGCAGGCGCCCTGGCCGGAGAGGCTGCGGACGAGGCTGCCGTGA
- the rbbA gene encoding ribosome-associated ATPase/putative transporter RbbA, whose product MSALSGPVVRIERVVHHYGEIAAVDGVSLTIPAGGMVGLIGPDGVGKSTLLGLMAGARRLQAGRVEVLGGNMRDARYRSRVAPRIAFMPQGLGRNLYPTLSVEENVAFFGRLFGQDRAERRARTAELLESTGLAPFAGRAAGKLSGGMKQKLGLCCALIHDPDLLILDEPTTGVDPLSRRQFWELIERLRQRRPGMSVVVATAYMEEAARFQWLAAMDAGRVLATGTPAELLARTGADNLDTAFIRLLPEEKRARHRELVVPPRPGSDGLPAIEAEGLSRRFGDFTAVDRVCFRIGRGEIYGFLGSNGCGKTTTMKMLTGLLPASEGTARLFGHEVDAGDMAVRRRVGYMSQGFSLYSELTVRQNLDLHARLFHLAPERVGPRVAALVETFGLRDCLDELAAELPLGIRQRLSLAVAVVHEPEVLILDEPTSGVDPVARDGFWELLIKLSREQGVTIFISTHFMNEGERCDRISLMHAGRVLASDSPQALEAQRGAVTLEEAFIQVLTEATGEPVAAATVPPSTTSARPARGLHLPLRRTVGYAWRESLELLRDPIRLVFALAGSVFLMLIMGYGLTMDVEDLHFAVLDYDGTPQSRDYVQNIAGSRYFLEQPPLRDSADMERRLRSGELALAIEIPPGFGRDLKRGRTPELGVWVDGSMPFRGETAGGYVEGMHYQYLKDLARHSTSATRTAGMVALEMRYRYNQDYKSLYAMVPAMLPLLLAFIPSILTALAVVREKELGSITNFYVTPVTRIEFLVGKQLPYIAVSMVSFLGLVALALWVFRVPIKGDFGALALGAFLYVSATTAIGLLMSTFTRTQIAALAGAAIGTILPAVQFSGLVDPVASLEGAGYWIGQFYPTTYFLVVSRGVFTKALGFSALSDQLVALALFAPVLVALSALLLRRQER is encoded by the coding sequence ATGAGCGCCCTTTCCGGCCCGGTGGTCCGGATCGAGCGGGTGGTTCACCACTACGGGGAGATCGCGGCGGTGGACGGCGTCTCCCTGACGATCCCCGCCGGCGGAATGGTGGGCCTCATCGGGCCTGACGGGGTGGGCAAGTCCACCCTGCTGGGCCTGATGGCCGGCGCCCGGCGTCTGCAGGCCGGCCGGGTGGAGGTACTCGGCGGCAACATGCGCGATGCCCGCTACCGCAGCCGGGTGGCGCCGCGCATCGCCTTCATGCCCCAGGGGCTCGGTCGCAACCTCTATCCCACCCTCTCGGTGGAGGAGAACGTGGCGTTCTTCGGCCGCCTGTTCGGGCAGGACCGCGCGGAGCGCCGGGCGCGCACCGCCGAGCTGCTGGAGAGCACCGGGCTCGCGCCCTTCGCCGGGCGTGCCGCCGGCAAGCTCTCGGGCGGCATGAAGCAGAAGCTGGGGCTCTGCTGCGCCCTCATTCACGATCCGGACCTGCTCATCCTCGACGAGCCCACCACCGGCGTCGACCCCCTCTCGCGGCGCCAGTTCTGGGAGCTCATCGAGCGCCTGCGCCAGCGCCGCCCCGGCATGAGCGTGGTGGTGGCCACCGCCTACATGGAGGAGGCGGCGCGCTTCCAGTGGCTGGCGGCCATGGACGCGGGCCGCGTTCTGGCCACCGGCACGCCGGCGGAGCTGCTGGCACGCACCGGCGCCGACAACCTCGACACCGCCTTCATCCGTCTGCTCCCGGAGGAGAAGCGCGCCCGCCACCGGGAGCTGGTGGTGCCGCCGCGTCCCGGGAGCGACGGCCTGCCCGCCATCGAGGCGGAGGGACTCAGCCGCCGCTTCGGCGATTTCACCGCGGTGGACCGCGTGTGCTTCCGCATCGGCCGCGGCGAGATCTACGGCTTCCTCGGCTCCAACGGCTGCGGCAAGACCACCACCATGAAGATGCTCACCGGCCTGCTGCCGGCGAGCGAAGGGACGGCGCGCCTGTTCGGCCACGAGGTGGACGCCGGCGACATGGCCGTCCGCCGGCGGGTGGGCTACATGTCCCAGGGCTTCTCCCTCTACAGCGAGCTCACGGTGCGCCAGAACCTCGATCTGCACGCGCGCCTCTTCCACCTGGCGCCGGAGCGGGTGGGGCCGCGGGTGGCAGCGCTGGTGGAGACCTTCGGCCTCCGCGACTGCCTCGACGAGCTGGCGGCGGAGCTGCCGCTGGGCATCCGCCAGCGCCTGTCGCTGGCGGTGGCGGTGGTGCACGAGCCGGAGGTGCTGATCCTCGACGAGCCCACCTCCGGCGTGGATCCGGTGGCCCGCGACGGCTTCTGGGAGCTGCTCATCAAGCTCTCCCGCGAGCAGGGAGTCACCATCTTCATCTCCACCCACTTCATGAACGAGGGGGAGCGCTGCGACCGCATCTCCCTCATGCACGCCGGGCGGGTGCTGGCCAGCGACAGTCCGCAGGCGCTGGAGGCGCAGCGCGGTGCAGTGACCTTGGAGGAGGCGTTCATCCAGGTGCTCACGGAGGCTACGGGTGAGCCCGTCGCCGCCGCCACGGTGCCGCCCTCCACCACCTCGGCGCGTCCCGCTCGCGGCCTCCACCTGCCGCTGCGCCGGACCGTGGGCTATGCCTGGCGCGAGAGCCTGGAGCTGCTGCGCGATCCCATCCGGCTGGTGTTCGCGCTGGCGGGCTCGGTGTTTCTGATGCTCATCATGGGCTACGGCCTGACGATGGACGTGGAGGATCTGCACTTCGCGGTGCTCGACTACGACGGCACCCCACAGAGCCGCGACTACGTGCAGAACATCGCCGGCTCCCGCTACTTCCTGGAGCAGCCGCCCCTGCGTGATTCCGCGGACATGGAGCGGCGTCTGCGCAGCGGGGAGCTCGCCCTGGCCATCGAGATTCCCCCCGGCTTCGGGCGTGACCTCAAACGGGGTCGGACCCCCGAACTGGGGGTTTGGGTGGACGGCTCCATGCCGTTCCGCGGTGAGACCGCCGGTGGCTATGTGGAGGGCATGCACTACCAGTACCTGAAGGATCTGGCCCGCCACAGCACCAGCGCCACCCGCACTGCCGGCATGGTGGCGCTGGAGATGCGCTATCGCTACAACCAGGACTACAAGAGCCTCTACGCCATGGTGCCGGCGATGCTTCCGCTGCTGCTGGCCTTCATCCCGTCGATTCTGACGGCGCTGGCGGTGGTGCGTGAGAAGGAACTGGGCTCCATCACCAACTTCTACGTCACACCCGTGACCCGCATCGAGTTCCTGGTGGGCAAGCAGCTCCCCTACATCGCCGTGAGCATGGTGAGCTTTCTCGGGCTGGTCGCCCTGGCGCTGTGGGTGTTCCGGGTGCCCATCAAGGGGGACTTCGGTGCCCTGGCGCTCGGGGCGTTCCTCTACGTGAGTGCGACCACCGCCATCGGCCTGCTCATGTCCACCTTCACCCGCACCCAGATCGCGGCACTCGCCGGTGCCGCCATCGGCACCATCCTGCCGGCGGTGCAGTTCTCCGGTCTCGTCGATCCGGTGGCCTCCCTGGAAGGGGCGGGTTACTGGATTGGCCAGTTCTACCCCACCACCTACTTCCTGGTGGTGAGCCGCGGTGTTTTCACCAAGGCGCTGGGGTTTTCGGCGCTCTCGGACCAGCTCGTGGCACTGGCGCTTTTCGCGCCGGTGCTGGTGGCGTTGAGCGCGCTGCTGCTGCGCAGACAGGAGCGGTGA
- a CDS encoding ABC transporter permease — MKHLENILRLGLKELRSLWRDKVLLFLILWVFTGGVYVAASAMSTDVNKAPIAIVDEDHSPLSGRIAEAFYPPYFQPPEQIAFSEVDRYLDTGKVTFVIEIPVNFERDVLAGKQPAVQVNVDATRMSQAFIGANYISNIVNGEVATFVRGYRAASSQAVGMVVRYRFNPNLEGHWFGGVVEIINNVNLLAIMLAGAAIVREREHGTLEHLLVMPLTPFEIMMAKVWSNVLVIVAGAGLSIELMIKGVLAVPIAGSVPLFLLGAVLYLYSATSIGIFLGTVARSMPQLGLLMILTIIPLQMLSGGITPRESMPELVQTVMEAAPTTHFVALAQGILYRGAGIDVVWPQFLAMAAIGAVFFLLALARFRKAITLTSL, encoded by the coding sequence ATGAAGCACCTGGAGAACATCCTCCGCCTCGGCCTCAAGGAGCTGCGCAGCCTCTGGCGCGACAAGGTGCTGCTGTTCCTCATCCTGTGGGTCTTCACCGGCGGTGTCTACGTGGCGGCCAGCGCCATGTCCACCGACGTCAACAAGGCCCCCATCGCCATCGTGGACGAGGATCATTCGCCCCTCTCCGGGCGCATCGCCGAGGCCTTCTACCCGCCTTACTTCCAGCCGCCCGAACAGATCGCGTTCTCCGAGGTCGATCGTTACCTGGATACCGGAAAAGTCACGTTCGTCATCGAGATTCCGGTCAATTTCGAGCGCGACGTGCTGGCCGGCAAGCAGCCGGCGGTCCAGGTGAACGTGGATGCCACGCGCATGAGCCAGGCGTTCATCGGCGCCAACTACATCAGCAACATCGTGAACGGCGAGGTGGCCACCTTCGTGCGCGGCTACCGGGCCGCCTCTTCCCAGGCCGTCGGCATGGTGGTGCGCTACCGCTTCAACCCCAACCTGGAGGGGCACTGGTTCGGCGGGGTGGTGGAGATCATCAACAACGTGAACCTGCTGGCCATCATGCTCGCCGGGGCGGCCATCGTGCGCGAGCGCGAGCACGGCACCCTGGAGCACCTGCTGGTGATGCCGCTCACCCCCTTCGAGATCATGATGGCCAAGGTGTGGTCCAACGTGCTGGTGATCGTGGCCGGGGCGGGGCTCTCCATCGAGCTGATGATCAAGGGCGTGCTGGCGGTGCCCATCGCCGGCTCGGTCCCCCTGTTCCTGCTGGGGGCCGTTCTGTATCTCTACTCGGCCACCTCCATCGGCATCTTCCTGGGTACCGTGGCCCGCTCCATGCCCCAGCTCGGGTTGCTGATGATTCTGACCATCATCCCGCTGCAGATGCTCTCGGGCGGCATCACCCCGCGGGAGAGCATGCCGGAGCTGGTGCAGACGGTGATGGAGGCCGCGCCGACCACCCACTTCGTGGCGCTGGCCCAGGGCATCCTCTACCGGGGTGCGGGGATCGACGTGGTGTGGCCCCAGTTTCTCGCCATGGCCGCCATCGGCGCGGTATTCTTCCTGCTCGCGCTGGCCCGCTTCCGCAAGGCCATCACCCTCACCTCGCTCTGA